The Amycolatopsis sp. QT-25 genomic sequence CGCAGCATCGCGGGAATCGCGGTCGAAACGATCGTGGTGTCCAGCAGGATCATGAAGAAACCCAGGCACAGCGCGGAAAGCGCGGCCCAGGGGTTAGCTTGTTTCGCGTTCATCGGTGTCGTCCTCGGTGACCAGAGTCAGCTGTGGCGTGCAGTGCTCCTGGAACCGGATGCGGCCGGATTCCAGGTCCTCGATCAGTTTTCGGGTCCACTCGAGCTCGAAGGCACGCCGCGCGGTGGCGTAGGACCAGTCGAGCCAGTAGATCTCGGGAAGCTTGTGCTCCTCGGCCAGGTTCTCGAGGACGACCTGGTCGGAAGCGATGGCGGCCTGTAGCCGCAGCACCCGGTGCCTGAGCTGGGTGAGGGTCGTTTCCCGGCCGAGTTCGTCGATGGCGGCGAGCGCGCTGAGGTACTCGGGG encodes the following:
- a CDS encoding PadR family transcriptional regulator, whose protein sequence is MAAKLTPLAMAVLELLHERPMHPYEMAQLMKERYVSTRVKVKAGSLYHAVDRLAENGFVEVVETQRDGKRPERTVYAMTEAGRDEFVDRAQDMLATPAEEYPEYLSALAAIDELGRETTLTQLRHRVLRLQAAIASDQVVLENLAEEHKLPEIYWLDWSYATARRAFELEWTRKLIEDLESGRIRFQEHCTPQLTLVTEDDTDERETS